A genomic stretch from Sulfurihydrogenibium azorense Az-Fu1 includes:
- a CDS encoding efflux RND transporter periplasmic adaptor subunit: MRKYLIISFLLVLIGALAYNLFYKKQNLKTENNENYLFSIRDRETEITVYGVKKSLDVGLNKIFIKSNKNIKEVYFYMPPMPGMGEMREDAQLKKTGDDIYEATVNISMAGGWQVIFVLDDKKLSYNLNIPFYPDGEKQAQNNSLQLDTQKKEYIGLEVADVGYKELTESFNVVGYVSYDLSKAKVITLRSDGWVLDTFERFEGEEIKKGAPLLKILNPDLEIAKEELKLAKSLNREDLERAVLEKLKYLGKGEVVVSPVSGVITKKAVYDGGFVKSGEVAYEIVDTSTLWIVAEIPYIYLSSVKKNMEVLILSVGSEDSITGKIDYIFPQGDKESKTFKARIKLVNPKNLKINQLVDVLIEKPLGKVLAVPESAVIDTGDKQIVFLEISEGNYIPKKVKIGKCVQGYCQVLDGLKEGDKVVVEGNFLLDSEAQIRNIY, from the coding sequence ATGAGAAAGTACTTGATTATTAGTTTTTTACTTGTGTTAATTGGTGCTTTGGCATACAATCTTTTTTACAAAAAGCAGAATTTAAAAACAGAGAACAATGAAAATTATCTTTTTTCTATAAGAGATAGAGAAACAGAGATTACTGTATACGGTGTTAAAAAATCGTTAGATGTTGGTTTAAACAAGATTTTTATAAAATCTAACAAAAACATAAAAGAAGTTTACTTTTATATGCCTCCTATGCCAGGAATGGGTGAGATGAGGGAAGATGCACAGCTTAAAAAGACAGGAGATGATATTTATGAAGCTACAGTAAACATATCTATGGCAGGTGGTTGGCAGGTAATTTTTGTTTTAGATGATAAAAAGTTAAGCTATAACCTTAATATTCCATTTTATCCAGACGGTGAAAAACAAGCTCAAAATAATAGCTTACAGTTAGATACTCAAAAAAAGGAGTATATAGGACTTGAAGTGGCAGATGTCGGTTATAAAGAATTGACAGAGAGTTTTAACGTTGTTGGTTATGTATCTTACGATTTATCAAAAGCAAAAGTTATAACATTAAGGTCTGATGGCTGGGTGTTAGATACCTTTGAAAGATTTGAAGGAGAGGAGATAAAAAAGGGAGCTCCACTTTTAAAAATTCTTAATCCTGATTTAGAGATAGCAAAAGAAGAGTTAAAACTTGCTAAAAGTTTAAACAGGGAAGATTTAGAAAGAGCCGTTTTAGAAAAGTTAAAGTATCTGGGAAAAGGAGAGGTAGTAGTTTCTCCAGTTAGTGGTGTAATAACTAAAAAGGCAGTTTACGATGGTGGATTTGTAAAGTCAGGAGAAGTTGCCTATGAAATAGTTGATACTTCTACTTTATGGATTGTAGCAGAAATTCCATATATTTATCTATCTTCTGTGAAGAAAAATATGGAAGTTTTAATATTATCTGTTGGGTCTGAAGATAGTATAACTGGAAAGATAGATTACATTTTTCCTCAAGGAGATAAAGAATCCAAGACTTTTAAAGCTAGGATAAAGCTTGTGAATCCTAAAAACTTAAAGATAAATCAATTGGTAGATGTTTTAATAGAAAAACCTTTAGGAAAGGTTTTAGCTGTTCCTGAATCTGCAGTTATTGATACTGGAGATAAACAGATTGTATTTTTAGAGATATCTGAAGGTAATTATATTCCTAAAAAAGTAAAAATTGGAAAATGTGTTCAAGGTTACTGTCAAGTTTTAGACGGACTTAAAGAGGGAGATAAAGTTGTAGTAGAAGGAAACTTTTTACTAGATTCAGAAGCTCAAATTAGAAATATTTATTAA
- a CDS encoding TolC family protein: MKKYLTIFLLFYKVCFASQLDDLISFAEKNSPKLKEFNHQKNINSLKQSYILSLPNPKLYVGFSNFEINKPYLSSNNPMGSFLIGLSQEYPLPIKRYLDSQIVSKENELIDLNRTILERQLKRQIKENYADFIFSFRKEEVINQQLDLYKKYKKIFEENYKYGKVQLKDILSLDVKVLETQKILEEISKEKEIVKNQIFYLIGGDYPLNDDKTFYIEDFSEKSDVDDSVYIKQIEIDIEKTEKEIQRSKVEYLPNLEFTGEYMYRKGLPDMFTFKISITLPVFKSKKEDLIEIQKKEEKLIKQLQLENEKLRIKNLFHTVNITYNKNKQLIEIYEKILREKENQIKAIELSLKYGKAEPDEILKTLEEIFQIKLMVLDLKLENLKLRFKLEEIL; encoded by the coding sequence ATGAAAAAATATTTAACTATATTTCTGCTTTTTTATAAGGTATGTTTTGCCAGTCAGTTAGATGACCTAATTAGTTTTGCTGAAAAAAACTCTCCAAAGTTAAAAGAGTTTAATCACCAAAAAAATATAAACTCTTTAAAACAATCATACATCTTATCTTTACCTAATCCGAAGTTGTATGTTGGATTTAGTAATTTTGAGATTAATAAACCTTACTTATCTTCTAACAATCCTATGGGTAGTTTTTTGATAGGATTATCCCAAGAGTATCCATTGCCTATTAAAAGATATCTTGACAGTCAAATAGTTTCAAAGGAAAATGAACTGATAGATTTAAATAGAACTATTTTGGAAAGACAGTTAAAAAGACAGATAAAAGAAAATTACGCAGATTTTATTTTCTCTTTTAGAAAAGAAGAGGTTATAAACCAGCAGTTAGATTTGTATAAAAAGTATAAAAAAATTTTTGAAGAGAATTACAAATATGGAAAAGTTCAGCTTAAAGATATTCTAAGTTTAGATGTAAAAGTGTTAGAAACTCAAAAGATTTTAGAAGAGATAAGCAAGGAAAAAGAGATTGTTAAAAATCAGATTTTTTATCTAATAGGAGGAGATTATCCCTTAAATGATGATAAAACGTTCTATATAGAAGATTTTTCGGAAAAATCTGATGTAGATGATAGTGTGTATATAAAACAGATTGAAATAGATATAGAAAAAACAGAAAAAGAAATACAAAGGTCTAAAGTTGAATATCTACCAAATTTAGAGTTTACGGGAGAGTATATGTACAGAAAAGGTTTACCTGATATGTTTACTTTTAAAATTAGTATAACTTTACCTGTTTTTAAATCAAAAAAAGAAGATTTGATTGAGATTCAAAAGAAAGAAGAAAAATTAATAAAACAACTTCAACTAGAAAATGAGAAACTTAGGATTAAAAATCTTTTTCATACTGTAAACATAACATACAACAAAAACAAACAGCTTATTGAAATATACGAAAAAATACTTCGAGAAAAGGAAAATCAGATAAAGGCGATAGAGCTGTCTTTAAAGTATGGAAAGGCAGAGCCAGATGAAATTTTAAAAACTCTTGAAGAGATTTTTCAGATTAAATTGATGGTTTTAGATTTAAAGTTAGAGAATTTAAAATTAAGATTTAAGTTAGAGGAAATTTTATGA
- a CDS encoding YgaP family membrane protein: MALWDVLVRILVGTMLVYLGVEKGGVFVVSTFVGVVLLLTAITGFCPLYKIAGISSKEETTAS, from the coding sequence ATGGCTTTATGGGATGTTTTAGTAAGAATTTTAGTAGGAACAATGTTAGTATACCTTGGTGTAGAAAAAGGAGGAGTTTTTGTTGTTTCTACTTTTGTAGGTGTAGTTTTACTACTTACTGCAATTACAGGTTTTTGTCCACTTTATAAAATAGCTGGAATATCCTCAAAGGAAGAAACTACAGCATCTTGA
- the dapE gene encoding succinyl-diaminopimelate desuccinylase, protein MKEKVIKYTIDLVNIPSVIGNEKEIADFVESFLKKILKNIIRYNNSIIAYNDLDPNKKTITLLGHLDTVPGINEFTGKVIDGKIYGLGASDMKGGLAVMMALAELFSKTESRYNLIYVFYEKEEGPYETNGLEPLLKNYNIVQQSDLAFALEPTNNKIQMGCLGTMHAWVKFKGKRAHSARPWEGENAIHKAYKLLEKLYNFGRKEYDFEGLKYFEVLNATMVEYSGGRNIIPDEFKINLNYRFAPGKTIDQAKKELIDFVEGQAEVEFTDVSPAGKVCKDNPILKEMISKYNLEVEAKQAWTDVGRLSMYGIDAVNFGPGDTAQAHQKNEYIPIENLEKNFEIFSNFLSC, encoded by the coding sequence ATGAAAGAAAAAGTCATAAAATATACCATAGACCTTGTTAACATTCCGTCTGTAATAGGTAATGAAAAAGAGATAGCAGACTTTGTAGAAAGTTTTTTGAAAAAAATTTTGAAAAACATCATAAGATACAACAACTCTATAATTGCCTACAACGATTTAGACCCTAACAAAAAAACTATAACTCTACTGGGACATTTAGATACAGTCCCTGGAATAAACGAGTTTACAGGTAAGGTTATTGACGGCAAGATATACGGACTTGGTGCAAGTGATATGAAAGGTGGCCTTGCTGTTATGATGGCACTGGCTGAACTTTTCTCAAAAACAGAGAGTAGATATAACCTTATATACGTGTTTTACGAAAAAGAAGAAGGCCCCTACGAGACAAACGGTTTAGAACCACTTTTAAAGAATTATAACATTGTTCAACAATCTGACCTTGCCTTTGCCTTAGAACCTACAAACAATAAGATACAGATGGGTTGCCTTGGTACAATGCACGCTTGGGTTAAGTTTAAAGGAAAGAGGGCACACTCTGCAAGACCTTGGGAAGGGGAAAACGCAATACACAAAGCTTATAAACTTTTAGAAAAACTGTATAACTTTGGTAGAAAAGAGTATGATTTTGAAGGTTTAAAATACTTTGAAGTTTTAAACGCAACGATGGTTGAGTATAGTGGTGGTAGGAACATTATTCCTGATGAGTTTAAAATAAATCTAAACTACAGGTTTGCTCCGGGAAAAACAATAGATCAAGCAAAAAAAGAACTTATAGACTTTGTAGAAGGTCAGGCAGAAGTAGAGTTTACAGATGTATCTCCAGCAGGAAAAGTCTGTAAAGACAACCCTATTTTAAAAGAGATGATAAGTAAGTACAATTTAGAAGTAGAGGCAAAACAGGCTTGGACTGACGTTGGAAGATTAAGCATGTATGGGATAGACGCTGTAAACTTTGGTCCTGGAGACACAGCCCAAGCACACCAAAAGAATGAGTATATCCCCATTGAAAATCTTGAGAAAAACTTTGAAATCTTCTCTAACTTTTTGTCATGTTAA
- the pgsA gene encoding CDP-diacylglycerol--glycerol-3-phosphate 3-phosphatidyltransferase: MIKSNLANMLTLIRLLLVPVFIIALWYQKPFIALVVFTVAGLTDAIDGYIARKFNQVSQFGKIVDPIADKTLLVSAFIFIFNSQLPIKFPFWFVVLVISRDLYILAGSLLIYFIKGYLKVNPSVFGKATTFFQITTVIYTLLSNVNINFYSELLYDTLIGITLLFMVLSTLTYTYDGFRQLNMTKS; this comes from the coding sequence TTGATTAAAAGTAATCTTGCAAACATGCTAACTTTGATAAGGCTTTTACTTGTTCCTGTTTTTATAATTGCTCTATGGTATCAAAAACCTTTTATTGCTCTTGTTGTATTTACCGTAGCAGGATTGACAGATGCCATTGATGGATATATAGCAAGGAAGTTTAATCAAGTATCACAGTTTGGAAAAATCGTAGACCCTATAGCAGACAAAACTCTACTTGTGTCTGCATTTATTTTTATATTTAACTCCCAATTACCTATAAAGTTTCCCTTTTGGTTTGTTGTTTTAGTTATATCAAGAGATTTATACATATTAGCTGGAAGTCTTTTAATTTACTTTATAAAAGGTTATTTAAAAGTAAATCCTTCAGTTTTTGGTAAAGCTACAACCTTTTTCCAAATTACAACAGTTATATACACTCTCTTATCAAATGTAAATATTAACTTTTACAGTGAACTACTTTACGATACTTTAATAGGCATTACACTTTTATTTATGGTATTATCAACTTTGACTTACACTTACGATGGATTTAGACAGCTTAACATGACAAAAAGTTAG
- a CDS encoding nitrous oxide reductase accessory protein NosL: MRLILAVILLVITTSFGQPKELQKEERCPICGMSVSPKDKLLSQLKLRDGSYKFFESPKHALKFYFLNQDKVLEIWVKDYSTGKWIDGKLAYYVIIEDGPMGPDLAPFSTKLSATKFAKKEKVYSFKDLTKELIEKLDIHTH, translated from the coding sequence ATGAGATTGATTTTAGCTGTTATTTTACTTGTTATTACTACTTCCTTTGGACAACCAAAGGAGCTACAAAAGGAAGAAAGATGTCCTATATGTGGTATGAGTGTAAGTCCTAAAGATAAACTTCTTTCTCAGCTAAAGTTAAGAGATGGTTCTTACAAATTTTTTGAAAGTCCAAAACATGCTTTAAAATTTTACTTTTTAAATCAAGATAAAGTATTAGAAATTTGGGTAAAGGATTACAGTACTGGAAAGTGGATTGACGGAAAATTGGCTTATTATGTAATTATTGAAGATGGACCTATGGGACCTGATTTGGCTCCATTCTCTACAAAACTTTCAGCTACAAAATTTGCTAAGAAAGAAAAGGTATACTCTTTCAAAGATTTAACTAAAGAGTTAATTGAAAAGTTAGATATACACACTCACTAA
- the mltG gene encoding endolytic transglycosylase MltG, giving the protein MKRFLFTAFTILTAFILLSLILINKKMYIDKEITIPKGSSTFEIGEILEKEGVIINKYIFIIYTKIHKDETIKAGTYQFKGNYSLKDIYEKLAKGEVKLRLFTIVPGDNLLDIAEKLEKENILKKEDFIKFVFNKENVKKYGLVGESFEGYFPPESYALDEKETVETLIAKFLELFKKRYLPYKEKIESKDYSQFYKKRITFYEAMIIASLIEKETYIPEEKPIIASVIFNRLKANMKLDIDPTVIYALRLKNLYSGNLTKENMRIDSPFNTYKYKGLPPTPICSFSLSSLEAVLNPAKTNYFYYVLSKDRKRHIFSDNYQDHLKNVKENIKSY; this is encoded by the coding sequence ATGAAAAGGTTTCTATTTACAGCTTTTACAATTTTAACTGCTTTTATTTTACTATCATTAATCCTTATAAACAAAAAAATGTATATAGATAAAGAGATAACAATTCCCAAAGGTTCATCTACCTTTGAGATAGGAGAGATTTTAGAAAAGGAAGGAGTAATTATCAATAAGTACATATTTATTATATACACTAAAATTCATAAAGATGAAACTATAAAGGCTGGAACTTACCAGTTTAAAGGAAATTACTCATTAAAAGATATTTACGAAAAATTAGCAAAAGGAGAAGTAAAGCTCAGGCTCTTTACTATAGTGCCTGGAGATAACCTTCTTGACATTGCAGAAAAGTTAGAAAAAGAAAACATCCTTAAAAAGGAAGATTTTATAAAGTTTGTATTTAACAAAGAAAACGTTAAAAAGTATGGACTTGTAGGTGAATCCTTTGAAGGCTACTTCCCTCCAGAAAGTTATGCTTTAGATGAAAAAGAAACTGTAGAAACACTTATTGCTAAATTTTTAGAACTATTTAAAAAAAGGTATCTACCTTATAAAGAAAAAATTGAATCAAAAGATTACTCACAGTTTTACAAAAAAAGAATAACATTTTACGAGGCTATGATAATAGCTTCTTTAATAGAAAAGGAAACCTATATACCTGAAGAAAAACCTATCATAGCTTCTGTGATTTTTAATCGTTTAAAAGCCAATATGAAGTTAGACATAGACCCAACAGTTATATACGCTTTAAGATTAAAAAATCTTTACTCTGGTAATCTAACAAAGGAAAATATGAGAATTGACTCACCTTTTAACACATATAAGTATAAAGGTTTACCACCTACTCCTATATGCAGTTTTAGCCTATCCTCACTGGAAGCCGTACTTAACCCTGCAAAAACTAATTACTTTTACTACGTTTTATCAAAAGATAGAAAAAGACATATATTTTCAGATAATTATCAAGACCACTTGAAAAATGTTAAGGAAAATATAAAAAGCTATTGA
- a CDS encoding IclR family transcriptional regulator, whose product MHRKREKSDYIVHNVDLAFDILFYIARKQSVKTKDLEEKFNVSPTTLEKILETLVIRGYLDFNKRKKLYTLGIKNFELGHSYLSHSEIRRQARPFLQKLSEEFQENVYLATRSGFEIVYIDVYEVERNVVVKSRVGRLLPMYASASGKVHLAFMEKEEIEEFFREVKLERFTENTITDKNLLLKELEEVRKKGYAIDNEEWEKEVRCLSVPVRDYTGDVVAALTLSAPAFRLSFNLLHGKMKDSFLKASEELSEKLGYSKEIQL is encoded by the coding sequence ATGCATCGTAAAAGAGAAAAATCTGATTACATAGTACATAATGTAGATTTGGCTTTTGATATTCTTTTTTACATCGCAAGAAAACAATCTGTAAAAACTAAAGATTTAGAAGAAAAATTTAACGTTTCCCCTACAACCTTAGAAAAGATATTAGAAACTCTCGTTATCAGAGGATACTTAGATTTTAATAAAAGAAAAAAACTGTATACCCTTGGAATAAAAAACTTTGAACTTGGTCATTCTTACTTATCCCACTCAGAGATAAGAAGACAAGCAAGACCGTTTCTACAAAAACTTTCTGAAGAGTTTCAAGAAAATGTCTACCTTGCTACACGAAGTGGATTTGAGATAGTTTACATAGACGTTTACGAAGTAGAAAGAAATGTTGTTGTTAAATCAAGGGTAGGAAGATTACTTCCAATGTATGCCTCTGCCTCTGGGAAAGTGCATCTTGCCTTTATGGAAAAAGAAGAGATTGAAGAATTTTTTAGAGAAGTAAAGTTAGAGAGATTTACAGAAAATACGATAACTGATAAAAACTTACTTTTAAAAGAGTTAGAAGAAGTTAGGAAAAAAGGTTATGCAATTGACAACGAAGAGTGGGAAAAAGAAGTAAGATGTTTATCCGTTCCAGTTAGAGATTACACTGGAGATGTTGTTGCCGCTTTGACATTATCAGCTCCAGCCTTTAGACTTTCTTTTAATCTTTTACATGGTAAGATGAAAGATAGCTTTTTAAAAGCAAGTGAAGAACTCTCAGAAAAGTTAGGGTACTCAAAAGAAATTCAACTATGA
- a CDS encoding IS200/IS605 family accessory protein TnpB-related protein translates to MITLHCKLTFENEKDKQTLIDLMRKFSSCFKYSYNRLLEGHSRKDLKKDLQKMFNINSRYIDDAIFKAKWLINSCIEREQNPKKVIFGGKRLFQLLKNKHINGKYREKLKQKWQDRRKHCLYSRGDKSKKGNLNTRIEFEKDKIILRINTGERNWIKANIKRTVYRQNDKWTNFIADLIQANQTKQYFPYSVEIRKINNDFYAFISYEEIKTEEPIITKDNGVIGIDINANPFHIAMAFVKKDGNLENIEKLYLHNLLNKTKNQREYISWQIAHQITDIAKERNKAIAIENLKDIPKGSKGDGSKKLRKIKQQWIYKGLLDKIKILTKRKRIQVIQVNPAYTSIVGSLKYAPQYSLDKDIAGAFVIGRKALGFKEKLPKNYEKLITDREYLNFAIERLQEEKQKTQEKLKTENNQYKRKPIIKNINDLSKQIRIIQSLYSEPQTQDTVNLRKEQMRGLYWTSYKLWQVVKVALTIPILGKSLSRDLSPLKPILVEGDWDRVVNKSCFKTKEAIEDLKHDLGIVPTSWGRGYDASEIPPAGDSLHLNKAEYKYPSPECMNL, encoded by the coding sequence ATGATAACACTACACTGTAAACTAACTTTTGAAAACGAAAAAGACAAACAAACATTGATAGACCTAATGAGAAAATTCTCTTCCTGCTTTAAATACTCATACAACAGACTACTTGAAGGACACTCAAGAAAAGACCTTAAAAAAGATTTACAAAAAATGTTTAACATAAACTCAAGATATATAGACGATGCAATATTCAAAGCAAAGTGGCTAATAAACAGCTGTATAGAAAGAGAACAAAATCCTAAAAAAGTTATATTTGGAGGTAAAAGACTATTTCAACTCCTTAAAAACAAACACATAAACGGAAAATACAGAGAAAAACTAAAACAAAAATGGCAAGATAGAAGAAAGCACTGCCTATACTCAAGAGGAGATAAATCTAAAAAAGGAAACCTAAATACAAGAATAGAATTTGAGAAAGATAAAATAATATTAAGAATAAACACAGGAGAAAGAAACTGGATAAAAGCAAACATAAAAAGAACAGTATACAGACAAAACGATAAATGGACTAACTTCATAGCAGACCTAATACAAGCAAACCAAACAAAACAGTACTTCCCATACTCAGTAGAGATTAGAAAGATAAACAACGATTTCTACGCATTTATAAGCTACGAAGAAATAAAGACAGAAGAACCAATAATAACAAAAGACAACGGAGTAATAGGGATAGACATAAACGCAAATCCATTTCACATAGCAATGGCTTTTGTAAAGAAAGATGGCAATTTAGAAAATATAGAGAAATTATATTTACACAATCTTTTAAACAAGACAAAAAACCAAAGAGAATACATATCTTGGCAAATAGCACACCAAATAACAGACATTGCTAAAGAAAGAAATAAGGCAATAGCAATAGAAAACTTAAAAGACATACCAAAAGGTAGTAAAGGAGATGGGAGTAAGAAACTGAGAAAAATAAAACAACAATGGATATACAAAGGCTTGTTAGACAAGATAAAAATACTTACCAAAAGAAAGAGAATACAAGTAATACAAGTAAATCCAGCATATACATCAATAGTAGGGTCATTAAAGTATGCACCACAGTATAGTTTAGACAAAGATATAGCAGGAGCATTTGTAATAGGAAGAAAAGCATTAGGATTTAAAGAAAAACTACCTAAGAATTACGAAAAACTAATAACAGACAGAGAGTATTTAAACTTTGCAATAGAAAGACTACAAGAAGAAAAACAAAAAACACAAGAGAAGTTAAAAACAGAAAACAATCAGTATAAAAGAAAACCAATAATAAAAAATATAAACGATTTAAGTAAACAGATAAGGATAATCCAAAGCCTTTACAGTGAGCCACAGACCCAAGATACTGTCAACCTAAGGAAGGAACAGATGAGGGGCTTGTATTGGACAAGTTATAAACTGTGGCAAGTTGTAAAGGTAGCCCTTACTATCCCTATTCTGGGTAAGTCTTTAAGTAGAGACTTATCACCCTTAAAGCCAATACTGGTAGAAGGGGATTGGGATAGGGTAGTAAATAAATCGTGTTTCAAAACCAAAGAGGCAATAGAAGATTTGAAACACGATTTAGGGATAGTTCCTACTTCTTGGGGTAGGGGCTATGATGCAAGCGAAATACCGCCAGCTGGGGATAGCTTGCATCTGAATAAGGCGGAATACAAATACCCCAGCCCAGAGTGTATGAATCTATAA
- the leuC gene encoding 3-isopropylmalate dehydratase large subunit, giving the protein MGMTITEKIIAAHAGKDYVEPGELVTVKVDLAIANDITAPLAIKQLEKYGIDKVHDPNKIALVMDHFFPPKDILSAQQIKISRDFAKKMGIKNYFEGQDSGVMHTLLPEKGFVVPGDLVIGADSHTCTYGGIGAFSTGVGSTDIAYIWATGETWLRVPETMKFTFYGKPQKWVGGKDFVLTVIGKIGVDGALYKAMEYHGEAIKALDIDNRLTIANMAIEAGGKNAVIEADEKTIEWVRKRTNREFKIYKSDPDAKYCCEYEFDANKIEPVVACPNLPSNVKPVSEVAGTHIDQVFIGSCTNGRLSDLRIAAAILKGKKVHPEVRCIVIPASDQIYKQALHEGIIEILADAGCLISTSTCGPCLGGHMGILAEGEVCLSTSNRNFVGRMGHPKSQVYLSSPAVAAASAVLGRIAHPDEVAKYEDVETLITL; this is encoded by the coding sequence ATGGGAATGACAATAACCGAAAAGATAATAGCAGCTCACGCAGGAAAAGATTATGTAGAGCCGGGAGAGTTAGTAACAGTAAAAGTAGACTTAGCAATTGCAAACGATATCACAGCTCCACTTGCCATAAAACAACTTGAAAAGTATGGTATAGATAAAGTTCACGATCCAAATAAAATAGCTTTAGTTATGGATCACTTCTTTCCACCAAAAGATATCTTATCTGCTCAGCAGATCAAAATATCAAGAGATTTTGCTAAAAAGATGGGAATAAAAAATTACTTTGAAGGTCAAGACAGTGGAGTAATGCACACTTTACTTCCTGAGAAAGGCTTTGTCGTTCCGGGAGACCTTGTAATAGGAGCTGACTCTCATACATGTACTTACGGTGGAATAGGTGCCTTTTCTACAGGGGTAGGTTCTACAGATATAGCTTACATATGGGCTACTGGAGAAACTTGGCTAAGAGTTCCAGAAACTATGAAATTTACCTTTTATGGAAAACCACAAAAATGGGTTGGTGGTAAAGATTTTGTCCTTACTGTTATTGGAAAGATTGGTGTTGATGGAGCATTATATAAAGCTATGGAATACCACGGGGAAGCTATAAAAGCTTTAGACATTGATAATAGACTTACTATTGCCAATATGGCTATAGAAGCTGGTGGAAAAAATGCAGTAATAGAAGCAGACGAAAAAACTATAGAATGGGTTAGAAAAAGAACAAACAGAGAATTTAAAATATACAAGTCAGACCCAGATGCAAAGTACTGTTGTGAGTACGAATTTGACGCAAATAAAATAGAGCCAGTTGTAGCTTGTCCTAACCTACCTTCTAATGTAAAACCTGTTAGTGAGGTAGCAGGAACACATATAGATCAAGTATTTATTGGATCTTGTACAAACGGAAGACTTTCAGATTTGAGAATTGCAGCAGCTATACTAAAAGGTAAAAAGGTTCATCCAGAAGTTAGATGTATAGTTATACCTGCATCCGACCAAATATACAAGCAAGCGCTTCACGAAGGTATAATAGAAATTCTTGCAGATGCAGGATGCTTAATAAGTACTTCTACCTGTGGTCCTTGTCTTGGAGGCCATATGGGAATACTTGCAGAAGGAGAAGTATGTTTATCTACTTCAAATAGAAACTTTGTAGGAAGAATGGGTCATCCAAAAAGTCAAGTTTACCTCTCAAGCCCTGCGGTAGCAGCTGCTTCTGCAGTTCTTGGAAGAATTGCCCATCCTGATGAAGTAGCAAAGTATGAAGATGTTGAAACTTTAATCACTTTATAA
- the ruvX gene encoding Holliday junction resolvase RuvX translates to MSRILALDIGTKRIGVAVSDPLGITAKPLDYIKNDDNVFQNIKSLIESQNVSTVVIGLPITLKGLQGQQVEYTKEFAEKLKHYIPHINIVFIDERFTTSLAEKHLSQTKKKKNIKDYIDSLSAVFILQTYLDSLSFGR, encoded by the coding sequence TTGAGTAGAATCTTAGCTTTAGATATAGGAACAAAAAGAATTGGGGTTGCTGTAAGTGACCCCCTTGGTATAACTGCCAAGCCTTTAGATTACATTAAGAATGACGATAATGTTTTTCAAAATATAAAATCTCTAATAGAAAGTCAAAATGTGTCAACTGTAGTTATTGGACTTCCTATAACTCTAAAAGGTTTACAAGGTCAGCAGGTAGAGTATACAAAAGAGTTTGCAGAAAAATTAAAGCACTACATTCCACATATAAACATAGTTTTTATAGACGAGAGATTTACAACATCATTAGCAGAAAAACATCTCTCCCAAACTAAGAAGAAAAAAAATATAAAAGATTATATAGACAGTTTGTCAGCTGTTTTCATACTTCAAACTTACTTAGACAGCCTTTCTTTTGGTAGATGA